In Taeniopygia guttata chromosome Z, bTaeGut7.mat, whole genome shotgun sequence, the sequence AGCCATCATTCAACCTTTGAGGCCAGGGTACTCAGTAAGATTTCAGAAGACAGGcaagaaaagtaatttgaatGCAAGATGGTGAGGAGTGTGCCAGTCATTACTTACCCCAGGAGACTCATCATCACTGATAGTGATGACTTCAGGCTCAGAAGAGTCACCTGTGAGATCTATGACTTCTACACCAGCTGAAAAGAGAGAACATTAGAACCATGGTCAGAGACTGCAGAGGAATGCAATGGACTGCCACTGTAGAACAGGCTGTGGCTGGATTCACCATGCCCTCAGGTTCAGGAATGTGTCCAGCATTTCACTCAAGCTTTGCCCTCAACAGTGCACAGGAAGCAGGGCAAACCCTGTGCAAAACAAGCTGAAGGGCAGCTGAGCTCCTCACAGGTTCTATTGGATGACAACAGATTACAGGAGGTTCACATCAACAGATGATTCATTTCATATAGGGGAGTGTTtagcacacaggaaaaaaaccaaacaaacaaaccacagcaaTTACTCATTTTATGGCACAATGCTGTAGATTGGTTCCTTGAAGGATGGGGCAGAGCTAATGACAGGTTTTCCTCATCTCCATCAAGCTTGGGAGATCTCCAACTCAGCTTGCCACCCTCcactgtggcagctgcagtgaCTGCCAGCTCATCAGAACACACGTTCAGGTGTTTGAGCAGCACTTGAGGACCTTTCCTACACAGCTCATCTCCCACTTGCAGCCAATACGAGCAGCAATAACAAGCAGCAGCAATAATGATCTCAGGAACAAACCAAAACCGTTGTCAGAAGGCTTGCTGTTTAGGGATGCCATACCAGGAGCTTCCTCAATCCCAAggtttcccttcctccccagtaAAGGGCCTAGAAACTGGCAAAAGCACATGGCCAGATGGTCTTCAACCCTCCAGAAGCCGCTTCTGTTCTTACCAGGCTCAAAAGCAGGTGTGCCACTTTCCTTAAGCTCTGTTGGCTCCGTCTGCAAAGTTCCACCTGCgctggagggcagcagcctGCTCCGTTTCCGAGCTGGTCTGGAATCAACTGCTCCTCCAGGGCGCTTTCGCTGACGCTGACAGGGAACAAAGCCTTAGCATTTTCTCTGCCACTAATATTAACATGGCCCTTGGGTTTTGCAACACCAATGGCAGCACACAAGGATACAGAAAACACTCCTGCAAAGGCTGGAATACACACCAAATGCTGCTGTGGGCCATTCCCACCCGAGCACATCACATCAGGGAAAAGACAGCACCCCTGATCTCTGAAAAGCCACCTCCCCAAGGAAAAGCCTGCCTCAATGGCTTGAAAATGAAACCAGTTCCCAATTCCAGCAGGTTGCTGCTCACACCGTAAGCATTTCTGCACTACTGTTAACAACCACAGAGAGTCAAAACCTTCCCAATTCCAGAACATCAAGTTTTCAAAggtttctgttcctctgcatTTGCTACAAACTCTTGAAATGTTTTCTAGACATATCCTGGAAAATGTTTCAAGAATCAGATTTGCATTGAGTTGCAAAATACTTACTGAGCTCATGGTGTTTAGTGATCAAAAACAACCACCAAAATAAGTGGGACAAACTCCAAAAAAGGAATGTCAGGGATGTGATCAATCCCTTTGGTTCCTTTAGGCAGCCCACTGCAGATTTTTTGGCGTGACAGAAAACTGCTCTTCCAAACCTATCAGAAAAGTAGAGGCAAGGTTATCCATTTGGATTGCCAGTTTCTTGAACACTCCCATACCCTAAGACTCCCATTCCCAAGGCTCCAGTTCCTGTCCAAAGCTGCCGCTGCCACCCCCCAGGTCAGGGCACTCagggccctgcccagcctggcctggagcGGTCCATGGACAGGtcatccacagcttctttgggcagcCCGTTCCAATGTCTCACTGCCCCCTCAGCTCTCCCAAACACCCAATCCCAATCTCCCCTTCTCGTCTAAaacccttccccttccccatgGCTCTCTGCCCCCTTTGGGCACCACAAGGCCGCAGTGAGGCCTCCCcgctccctgctcctctctaGGCTGGACAGCTccggctctcccagcctggccaggggaCAGGTGCTCCAGGCCCCCACACATCCCCACGGCTCCTCCGGCCCTGCTCCACAGGCacatcctgctgggctgggcacagcccggcGCAGACGGGCACAGCTCCGCACGTGGtgcagagcaggggcagagctgcaccTCCAGCGCCCTCAGCCTGAGCAACCTGAGCATCACTGGAgcctttctttgttttaaaagtcCTGAAAAGTGCATTCTAAGTTCatgaaagcaaacacagaagCACTAATTTGGTTTGGGAGAGAAGGTGTTTGTGCAGTTGGATAACAGCTTGCATGCTGAGGTGTCGGGGGGGGATTTCTATGTTTGCGCTCACCTTCTTTGAGACAATGAGCGCAGTGTCACCTGTGCATCCCTGGATATGCCTTGAAGCTGCAATGCTTAATTTGTAATCCAAGGGGAAATGTATCTAAATTTCTTGGGATAAACAGTTACTTTGCAAATAGACTGATAGAGAAACTTAGCAATTTTTAAGGAGTAAAATCCCAAGGCAATAAGGGAAGTGTACATATGCTTTTCATCGCTTTATAGAATTTTCTTTGATACAATCTGACTTCCTTTCTCagttaaaaagataaaaaatagagaaatatcTGAGCTTTAGCTGTGTGTCTGGATATGAAGCCACATGAGGTTTTTGAAGGGCCCCACACAAGTTTTTCAAGTATTCTCTAAGCCTCCAggttccccagccccaggagcacccagttttgttggttttgcatgggtcaatttttggagaggaggaaagaaggcaGCCGGGAAAGTGAGGCATTTCTGCCATAagctttccctgtgccaggcagaagCAATCACTGAGTGCCTCTGAGAGCAGGCGCGCTGCTCAGCCAATTAGAAAAGCTGGTGCCGCCTCTAGGACACATttttaagagaggaaaaaagagaggaaaagaagctggCTTTCTCTCTGCCCTCCGAGGGGTGctgcggggcagcggggccccTTCCCGGCGGGCTCGGGGGCTCTTTCCCAGCAGGGCCGCCGGGCCGTGCTGCCGGGGCTCATCCCAGCGCCGCCAGCAGCTAGGTGTTGTTAGTTATGGTTTGCATTTGTTCCAGTTATTTTGTTGGGTGTGGatgtgtgctggaaaatgggAGGGGGGGAGGGTTGAACACCAAACCAAAGGGAAGTACACCCAGCTCAGTTGAATCCTTACTAAGAAGAACGGTTCTCTTTTGCTTTAATGACTTTGTCTCCATTTAATTGTACCTAAGAGTTTATTTCTAAcacctccctcccagcagctccgaGCTGCGGTGTGGCACAGCGCTTGCTGTGTGCCAGAGAGCACAAAGCAGGCCGGCCTGCTGgccctgaatatttctgcaaagcactctgcaggtcacagctttgctgtggctcagtgcagaagtgcaggcgctgcctcccagagctgtgtgaggcactggctcctgcagccgggAGCTgacaagctgtccctgcctcccgcTGGCCCATGGTCCCCTGGCACAAGCGCCGTGCCTGAAGgacgctgccctgtgctccagcctgccgagcagcccggctcctgccccggtgcccagagtgctgcacacactgctgacctTTGCCAGGAGTCGCAGGGCAGCCGGCACAagagtgggaatgctgagccagGCCACCGGCCCTCAGCTGCCCTTGGCCTTTCTCTCCTCGGGGCAGACTCCAGAGGGCCAAtgcctccaggctgggctgtgcccagcagggctccgCTTCCCCTCGGGAGCAGCCGGCTGCGCTTGGCCTCTGAGAGCGGAGGATGCGCCCGCTGCCAGCAAGAGGCACgcagggccaggctgtgcctcctgcagctACAAGGGCCTCCTTgcagcctgcccctgcccaggctcaggctgctccgggctctgccagggctctgctgcggCTCCACGCCGGGCAAGGCGGGGCCCGCTCTCACCTCACACTCGCTGACAGCTCTGCACCGCAGGAGACCTTTCAGAGCACCTCTCtgatctttctgctttctctgctgaGCAAGGCTCTCTTCCGGCCAAAGATATTGCCCTTCGCGATACAAATCCAAGTGGCAGGCACCCAAATGCTCTCGAGTCACAGCTGAAGGCCTGCATCTGCACAGGATGTTTTGGCTGCCCcatttccctttggtttttccTGCAAATGCCATTGCCCTTTCTGCCTCAACTAGAAATACTACAGCTGGCCAAAAGCTGCCTAGTGGGCCATATTCCAAAGACAGTGTGGTCTGGAGAGGATGAATGGACAAGATCCTTCCCCCACTTAAAAACCATACAAAAGAAGCCATAAGTGTGACTTAACACCCATAAAAAACAACTGGTAATTCAAAAGGAAATGTTGAGTTTTCTGTAGGGGTCAGAAGGAGGGCAGTCTTCCAAGTGAGTTGATGTTTCAGAAactttatttaatgaaaatcctCGTCTACAATCCTATTGTACAAAACTCTTAAACAATCCTACTCTACAATCCTACTCCATAATCCTATTCTACAAAACTCTTCAGCATTCCTACTCTACAATCCTATAATCCTCGAAATTGGTTTTGGCGATGACATCTTGACTTGATTGTTACAttcttctcttctccatccaCTTCAGGACAGTGATGAGTGGTGCCAGGATGGACACTGGTTTGGCTGATGTTACAAATGGATGCtgtccaaaggaaaaaaaaaacaacaaagaccAGTGAACCATGACCTTCCAAGCTCAGTGCCTCACATACTCCATCAGGATGCCTCTAGTTCCTAGAAAGACCCAGAAAGTAAAACAATGGGACCATCTGCTCCTTAATTGTCATGTGCAGGACCTTGCCATCACAGGCAAACCTGGCCCAGAATCCCACTCTTCCATTTATTCTGGTTTCTCCATCTTGCCAGGATTTTTGCCCTGCTAGTGCTCTAGAAATGGTGCTTTCTGTCCCTGGGGtttcttcctttcaggaaaTTCCAATGACTCCCATAGGTCCCTGTCTTGGAATGACAAGCACCGTGCTAATTTCCACAGGCACACAAAGCAGTGTCTGCCTTTCCAtgccctgcccctcctgtgTGGGATGGCACCTTCCTCCCCAGCAGGGCCAGTCCAGCGGCGATGGGTCCTGCAGTTCCCTCTCTGCCACACAACCTGGCAGTcagcctgggccagttcccctctgcctgagcgtgccaggcagcagatggggctgggacaagtccctctcagctgtccctgtttgtgtgccagaaacctctaagggtggggtggggggcacaaaccagggcccctcagaggctcacagtgagtccctcacagcccctcctgcccacagccaaatctctccagactgctctgccaggaCTGGCAGCCTTGGGTTCCTCCACCACTATTTCATGTCTCTCTACCCTGCATTGctgtacttcagttcttttgcCATTAGATAAAACTGAACATCCCACcaaatcagggcaacagaaacagccagaaaacagagcacctGTCCTCTCAGGAAATGCGGAGAGAGGTGGAGTTATTCACTTTTGTGAAGAACAGGCCCCAGGGAGActttattgctgctttccaagaTTTCAGAGTGGTTTTGAAGAAAGTGGGGGACACCTTTTTTAACAGGGCCAGTTACAAGAGAGTGTgggcaaataattttaaagacatGGGGATCTAATCAGAGTAGGTCTAAGGAAGACCTTCTTTTCTCGGGGCATggtgccaccctggcacaggttgtcccaAGAGCTTGTAGgtgcccccatccctggaatcattccaggtcaggtgggacaggactctgagcagcctgatctctttaaagatgtccctgctcattgcaggttacttggaccagaggactttccagagccctgccagcccagcccagtctaGGATTCCTCACTGTTATCATTTGAACATCACCAAgagtggaggtgaggaggaaagGGGCTCATCTGATGCCTCGGACCTCGGTGGAGGAGGAGCCCATCCCTCAGACACTGTTTCACCTCAGCCCCTTGGCATTTTACCTGCAGGAGCCTCTTGGCAGACCAGCGCTGCTCTTCGtctgtctgcaggcagcagctcagaaagTCACACAGGTGAGGCGAGAATCGGTTGGGCTTCCGCAGCTGTGGTCTCTCTCCTCTGGCTATCGGGAGTTCAgcctgcaggaaaaggaaacacgaggctccacctgcttctttcccatctgtaacTGCTCTCCCAGAACCCACTGTTTAAGCTCCACTCTGCAGAGCAGTTTCTGGTAAGATGGAGATGGTAAAGGAAAGATGACTTTCCtttaccaacaaaaaaccacGGCTTTTCCAACATCCCGCTGATCTTGCCTTGGCAGTCAATTTCATTGACTGACCCAGTTAGTGGGAGCTACATCAGCAAAGCTTTCCTTCTTGGAGGATTCACACCACCTTGACAGGCTTTTCAGAAGATGGACTCTGCTACACTAACACTGCTATTTCCAAGGATTAGTACATGAaaggcatctctgcagtgcttgttgGTCCCTTAAGCACAGTGGTCATAAACCAAAACTCATTGAGCTTCTTGTCCTCTTCCAGAAAACAGAGGTGCATGGGAGGCAAGAATGGAGATCCACCAGGTATTCCTCAGGGTGAGGAAACAAACATTTGGAATCTCATATTCAACACAGACCCTTTAAGACACCTGCACAAATGTATTGGGATGAAAATGCCGGCTTaggcacacaggagccacctgcagctctgtctctcagcTGCAAGTTTCAGCCTCTTTATGTGGCAAAAGGAAACCTTTCCAAGTTCAAATCAGAAGAAGAAGCACCATCCCGATGGTCACCCTCTGCTCATTTGTATACTCAAGTCAATGCATTAATGGCGTCCCCATCGCAAAAAATGTCTGTAAGAAGTGGGAGGTTTTGACAGGCTCTCCGTGacaccaggctgcagcctggtcTCCAGAAAAATGCTCATCACAATAgtaacagctctgtgctggtggcactgaaCTAGATGGTGACCAAAAAGACTTCGTTATTATCCTCTTCAACCCAGAGGAAAATTTCTAAGCCCAAAACAGCAAGCACACTCCCCTGGAGTATAAATAATTATGgcagctttctttccttttcccacacCCCCAGAGGTCACAAAGGGGGCTTTATCCTGTCTCTCTGCAACTGAGCTCAGCCACTGGACATGGTGGGGAGCTGGAGTCCTCACTGCCCTTAGCACTGTGCAAGCCAGGGATGGCCCTGCTCCTATGGGAAAGGAACACAGCACCAGCATCAACTGCCCACGTTGgatcccagccccaggcaccagGCTGCAAGCTCatcaactttttaaaagaccCAGAAACAGCCAAGGGTTTAGTGTAACTTATCCAGGCCACCCACACACATGACTGAGCAATGTACAGATTATTTGAAAGCCTGAAAGTTTTGAAGACCCACAGGACTTGGAAAAGATGCTACAGTGTGGAGGAAAATCAATGTGCtgtggttaaaaaaagaaaaagaaagcaaaactgttggggaagatgaaaccGGAAAACCTTTACAAATATGtatgcctggcaaaagattttgagAATATGGAAACTGTAAGCGAGATTGAAATGAAAAGTAAGCTTTGAGATAGTTACTAGCCTTAGTTACtgaacaactggaaaacaatgGTATGGCCAGCTGAAGGTAATCCCCTTTTGATTAAACAACACCCTCTGCTGGCAGACAGGTCCAAGGGTCAGAGCAGACCCTACTAGCTTGGCAGAAGGGGTCCAAAGAGTAGTTTTTAGggtttaaaatgtaacacagtATGGTAATGTAATGATTCTTATAGGCTGTAGCTAAATACTCTAGTATTTGTATCTTGGACTAGATTGGTTAGTGAAAATTTGAACATTCTGCACAGAAGAAGATTTATTGTCTTGTAACAGGAACTTCCTCACTCTTTCGGGTCTCTCTTTTGGGCTCCCCTTTCGGGCCTGCTCCGAGCTgtggctggcagctccaagcagggcccTGCATCCACACCCTTTGCAATAAACCGAAAGTTCCAAGACCTGGCTTCAaagatctctcgtctccatccatcccGACCGTCCTACCCACTGTCACTCCTACACAAAACTACTTGGGCATTGCTTTGGTGgttgtgtctttttttctttttctttttcattttcttttcttttccgaTAAAATTGAAACTGGGAAGGTGTAACATCAATTTCTTAGGATATTTATCACATGTCTAACCTCTCCACTGAAAAATTCTTGCCCTTCAGAGACAGAGCACCAACGGAGTTCAAAAAGCAAATGAGAAATGTCAGGCAGGTTGCAGGCCAAAATGCCAGGTTTCTGAACTGCTACTTCCCTTCTGATGCAACTGAATTTACAGCAGATGCtgatgtgctgcagggacaTGTTTAGAAGGGGACCTTGGTGGAAGTGGTGCCAGCAGATGGCAATGGGATTTGTCCAATGGCACACAGGacatgggacaggtgagaaagATAAGTGGGATCAGGGAGTATTTGCACCTTACCGAAACAGGAGTTTCATTCCTGTGAGGAACTTCTCCTTCCACCATTTCGATGCCCACGATTCCAAAAGACCatatgtccactttggggccatATGGTTGACCTGTCAGCACTTCAGGCGCCATCCAGCCAGAAGTGCCGGCCACTGAGCTCCGTCTACGCTGCTCAGGGGTGAGCTGAGCAAAGAGGCCAAAGTCAGCTGTGGACAAATAAACATACCATGAAAGCCAGGTCAAGTTAGGAAATCAAGCAAAAGAATTCCCCACTCTCAGTCTATGTGTTGTTGAATCTCCTGAAGAACTGTCCACACTCAGTTTCCTTGGGGCTTTAGCCAAGGAAGTATGGAATTGGCcacttccaaaaaaatcacagttttttAACGCTGTTCACAGCAGTGGCCTTTATTCCCCTGAAGCTTTAGATTGTagctccctccctctggaagAGACACAAACACACCAACGCCACTCTTGACTTCTCCTGGTTCCTTATACCTCTGTGCACGTTGCAACCGTGCCTTCAGCTCACAGCGGTGGggccctgcactgccaccagcaccattTCTGGGGAGTTGGCAGCCACTCaaagcagcccctcaccccacatccctgaaCGCTGCA encodes:
- the LOC140681866 gene encoding serine/threonine-protein kinase PAK 3-like, producing MTVKINKNPNVVNYLGSYLVDNQFWLVMEFMDGGTLSDVISKTYLSEDEIAAISRECLQGLDFLHWNHVIYRDVKSDNILLRTDGSVKLADFGLFAQLTPEQRRRSSVAGTSGWMAPEVLTGQPYGPKVDIWSFGIVGIEMVEGEVPHRNETPVSAELPIARGERPQLRKPNRFSPHLCDFLSCCLQTDEEQRWSAKRLLQHPFVTSAKPVSILAPLITVLKWMEKRRM